Proteins from a genomic interval of Panthera tigris isolate Pti1 chromosome A2, P.tigris_Pti1_mat1.1, whole genome shotgun sequence:
- the LOC102968009 gene encoding olfactory receptor 24-like, which produces MIPMEPRNQTSAFEFILLGLSETPEQETLLFALFLCMYVVMAMGNLSIILAISSDSHLHTPMYFFLANLSLVDFGLATNTVPKMLVNIQIRSKSISYACCLTQMYFFHFFGIVDSVLIAVMAYDRFVAICHPLHYTAIMSPRLCGLLAGSPWVFSYFISLTHILLMARLVFCGNNELPHYFCDLTPLLRLSCTDTSVNKIFVLIVAGLVIATPFICILASYAHIIVAIMKVPSAGGRKKAFSTCSSHLSVVALLYGTTIGVYLCPSSVRTAVKEKASAVMYTTVTPMLNPFIYSLRNRDLKGALRKLVNRKIISSS; this is translated from the coding sequence ATGATACCCATGGAACCAAGGAACCAAACCAGTGCATTCGAATTCATCCTCCTGGGGCTTTCAGAAACTCCAGAGCAGGAGACCCTCCTCTTCGCTCTGTTCCTCTGCATGTATGTGGTCATGGCCATGGGAAACCTTTCAATCATCCTGGCAATCAGCTCAgactcccacctccacacccccatgtacttcttcttAGCTAACCTGTCTTTGGTTGATTTTGGTCTGGCCACCAACACAGTCCCCAAGATGCTGGTGAACATCCAAATCAGGAGCAAGTCAATCTCCTATGCCTGCTGCCTGACCCAGAtgtactttttccatttctttggcaTCGTTGACAGTGTCCTGATTGCCGTGATGGCTTATGACAGGTTTGTGGCTATATGTCACCCCTTACACTATACCGCCATCATGAGCCCACGCCTCTGTGGCCTGCTGGCTGGTAGCCCATGGGTGTTTTCCTACTTTATATCCCTCACTCATATTCTCCTGATGGCTCGTCTGGTTTTCTGTGGGAACAATGAGCTACCTCACTACTTCTGTGACCTCACTCCCCTTCTCAGGCTTTCTTGCACTGACACGTCTGTGAACAAGATCTTTGTGCTCATTGTGGCTGGGCTGGTGATAGCCACACCTTTTATCTGCATCCTGGCCTCCTATGCTCACATCATTGTGGCCATCATGAAAGTCCCTTCTGCAGGGGGCAGGAAGAAAGCCTTTTCCACCTGCAGCTCCCACCTCTCTGTGGTTGCTCTCCTTTATGGGACCACCATCGGGGTCtatctgtgtccctcctctgtcCGCACAGCTGTGAAGGAGAAAGCCTCTGCTGTGATGTACACTACAGTCacccccatgctgaacccctttATCTATAGCTTGAGGAACAGAGATCTGAAGGGGGCCCTGAGGAAGCTTGTCAACAGAAAGATCATTTCATCTTCCTGA